One window of Anaerolineales bacterium genomic DNA carries:
- a CDS encoding TIGR00159 family protein, with translation MTELLNNLFFIFQRVSWLSVLDIMLVTLIFFVLLYSLRDTQAMALLRGMIMLIVAITLITSLVELPAFSWFARNALPAMLLALPVIFAPEIRRALERIGRAGTFVPASKPVDEALMTTIRAVVSAAARLSARKHGALIVIQRLDHLDDFIQTGVQLNAKVTPELLLQVFYPNTPLHDGGVIIVDSKVAAAACVLPLSASGILNRTPERQMGLRHRASLGISEVSDAIAIVVSEESGAISIAHSGRMLRRLDPDRLENILAAFFRPSGAEQRAGIIGRFFSGRLNRKEEK, from the coding sequence GTGACTGAACTCCTAAACAACCTCTTTTTCATATTCCAACGGGTCAGCTGGCTGAGCGTTTTGGATATCATGCTCGTCACGCTGATCTTCTTTGTGCTTCTGTATTCCCTGCGGGATACGCAGGCCATGGCATTGTTACGCGGTATGATCATGCTCATTGTTGCGATCACTCTGATCACAAGCCTCGTGGAATTGCCCGCATTTTCCTGGTTTGCGCGGAATGCGCTGCCCGCGATGCTGCTTGCCCTGCCAGTCATCTTTGCCCCCGAGATTCGCCGGGCGCTGGAACGTATCGGACGCGCTGGAACCTTCGTCCCGGCATCCAAACCGGTTGATGAGGCTTTAATGACAACCATCCGGGCAGTGGTCAGCGCGGCGGCCCGACTTTCAGCCCGAAAGCATGGAGCGTTGATCGTGATCCAAAGATTGGATCATCTCGACGATTTCATCCAGACTGGTGTGCAATTGAACGCAAAGGTCACACCGGAATTGCTGCTGCAGGTCTTCTACCCCAATACGCCTTTGCACGACGGCGGTGTGATCATCGTAGATTCAAAAGTCGCTGCCGCAGCATGCGTCCTTCCTCTTTCAGCCAGCGGAATCCTGAACCGCACGCCGGAACGCCAGATGGGTCTAAGGCACCGCGCTTCACTCGGCATTTCCGAGGTGAGTGACGCCATAGCGATCGTTGTTTCAGAGGAAAGCGGCGCGATCTCCATCGCCCATTCCGGCAGAATGTTGAGGCGCCTCGACCCTGACCGATTGGAAAATATTCTAGCGGCTTTCTTCCGTCCGAGCGGCGCGGAACAAAGAGCGGGTATCATCGGCAGGTTCTTCTCAGGCAGGCTGAATCGCAAGGAAGAAAAATAA
- a CDS encoding dephospho-CoA kinase — MSNLPGKFVIGLTGNIATGKSVVRRMLEHLGAYTIDADALTHRAYSKGAPGYQPVIDKFGKWLLNRDGEIDRQKLGNLVFNDSEAMKELEEIVHPLVREATRLLIQRASQPVIAIEAIKLLEGDLRKVCDSIWVTNAPEDVQVERLVRKRGFTREQALERARAQSSQRQKVNMANMVITNTGSYDDLWNQVSEAWKEIVPGAKDLSLDAAPIKKQAGTGELSTQRGKPKHAALIADLITKLSKGRRKTNANEVMENFGDKAFMLLQMDGQAVGVAGWQVENLITRTTDIFLEDRLDPAKALDALVKGVESASRELQSEVSLIFAMDALAAQEALWQKIGYEKRTPDSLGVQPWQEAALEAAPAGSVLFFKQLRQDRVLRPI, encoded by the coding sequence TTGAGCAATCTGCCAGGAAAATTCGTAATCGGCCTTACCGGAAACATCGCCACCGGAAAAAGCGTGGTACGCCGCATGTTGGAGCATTTGGGCGCGTACACCATCGATGCTGACGCACTAACCCATCGCGCGTATTCCAAAGGCGCGCCGGGATATCAGCCGGTGATCGATAAATTCGGTAAGTGGCTTCTTAACCGTGACGGCGAGATCGACCGTCAAAAACTGGGTAATCTCGTGTTTAATGATTCCGAAGCCATGAAGGAATTGGAGGAGATCGTTCATCCGCTGGTCCGCGAAGCGACCCGGTTGCTGATTCAGCGCGCCTCGCAACCGGTCATCGCGATCGAGGCGATCAAACTCCTCGAAGGTGACTTGAGGAAAGTATGCGACTCGATCTGGGTCACAAATGCTCCCGAGGATGTGCAGGTGGAGCGGCTGGTACGAAAACGCGGCTTCACCCGCGAACAAGCGCTCGAACGCGCGCGCGCCCAATCGTCTCAAAGACAAAAAGTGAACATGGCGAACATGGTGATTACGAATACGGGATCGTACGACGACCTTTGGAACCAGGTCAGCGAGGCATGGAAGGAGATCGTCCCGGGCGCGAAAGACCTGTCACTGGACGCCGCCCCGATAAAAAAGCAGGCTGGAACCGGAGAACTATCCACCCAGCGCGGAAAACCCAAGCACGCCGCTCTAATTGCGGACCTGATCACAAAGTTGAGCAAAGGCAGGCGAAAGACAAACGCAAACGAGGTGATGGAAAACTTCGGCGACAAGGCATTTATGCTGCTTCAAATGGACGGTCAGGCGGTGGGCGTGGCGGGCTGGCAGGTGGAAAATCTCATCACGCGCACGACCGATATTTTCCTTGAGGATCGACTCGACCCGGCAAAAGCTCTCGACGCGCTCGTGAAAGGCGTGGAAAGCGCATCGCGCGAACTGCAAAGCGAAGTCTCGTTGATATTTGCAATGGATGCGCTTGCGGCTCAGGAAGCTCTTTGGCAGAAGATCGGTTACGAAAAACGCACACCCGATAGCCTCGGCGTCCAGCCATGGCAGGAAGCCGCTCTCGAAGCCGCCCCGGCAGGTAGTGTATTATTCTTTAAACAATTAAGGCAGGATCGAGTTCTGCGTCCGATTTAG